CATGAATGTAGCGAATTAAGGCTATATTCATTTCATAGCTGTACCTGATGCACCCCATCTATATCCTGAttaacattttagtatatttatatcTCTCTTGTACTTATCTATCATTTTTTGAATATGGACTTTAAAAGTGAGCTTAGTTTCGAACCATACCCCTAAATACCTTATGATCCTTTCTTGTGTGATTGACGGTCCATAGTTTGATATCTAGTATAGGGTTTACCTGCTTTTTAGTGAAACATATATATTATGTCTTTTCCACAGATAATCAAAAATTTTCCAACCTGATCTATTGCTTTCTGCATTCTTGACTCCAGTATGCTAATTTTACGACCTATCACCCATAATGCCCCATCATCAGCATATAAGGGTTTACTCATTCTCTGCTCAACTCCAGAAAACACATCATCAATCATATTAAATCAATAAAGGGCTACATACACTCCCCTGAGGTGTACCGTTTTCTATAGAGTAAGTGTTTGATAATTCCACTCCTATTCAAACctcaatatttctttgttttaaaaagtcTCTAATCCAATTGATCATTTTACCACCTATTCCCAATTTAGTTTAATTAAAAGCCCCTCCTTCCATAACATATCGTATGCCTTTTCCATGTCAAACTCACTATTTACTTGCACTTTCAGTATTTCATTCTCCAAGCAAATAATAGGATCCATAGTTGTTCATTCTTTACGAAAGCCGCTCTGATACTGGGAGAAAAGTCCTTTTTTTCATATACTAATCTTTTAGTTATCATTTCCTCCATGAGTCTATGTTTTAACATTTACCACAGAGGCTGTACCTCCTCACATGATTTTTGTTCTCCTGAGGAACCCAAGTTGTTATCTTATACATGACCAGTAGTTTAAGGGGATAAACTACTGGTAGGTCATCCTAAGCAGTTAGGCCAGATTTCCTGTAAACAATAAATTGCATCGATTAACCAAAAGAGAAgtttaaataattcaaaaacGTCATTACAATTTCGAGAACTTGgagtagttttaattttaataaaactgacACCCTTCAGTTCACAGCTGTTCTCTCATcttataaaaatacagtttttttagacAGAAGCGTATTATCAAATATTGAAATAAACAGAATTATTGATAACAATTGCTTTTCAAATGATCTTTAAAGACACTCATTATTTGTTAGTACACAGTAATGCTTgcagagtaaaataaaatatgaaggaaattttttttttatttaggttcATTGTACATCATGCATAGATAAACTTCAGGACTGGGATTTTATTCTAATCTATAAAATTAAGAAGGTCCTGCTTCAAACTGTATTCTCTTGATGTTGTCGCAGTTAAAACATACCATTTCCAAATGTTAAATAATAGGCAGACCAAATGAAAACAGCTGTTTGATCATTATGACATAGTCCGACTTCCAAACAGGAACACAGAAATCAGCCTCTTGTAGGATGTTCTCAATTCTTGCTCTCCAAACGAGCAAAATCTTGAACATTCTCAGTAAACAGTCAAACATCAACCAAACTTCATCTCCATCCTCCTGCAGATCCATGTCTCTTCACTGCCAGTAGGACTGAGAAACAAACAATTGTCCAATCCCAACAGGTCCTTAGATTTGTTCAGTCCGTCTCCATGGCCCCACTGTGGGACTCTTTGGAGACCATTAATCTCATCAGCTTCCCATGCAGTTTCTCGATCTTCTTTACATCTTGGGCTTGGTCGGTTTTGTACTGCAGACACTGAAAGAAAACAGTCAAAATAACATGACCTACACAAGACCACAAACAAAACTATATTTGCAGGAGCTTAAAACTTACCACAGCATCATCTGTGACTTTCAGACAGAGATTTCCATCACAGTGTCGATATTTCAGAACCACTCTGACCtgaataaacaaaattaacagtTACGTACATTTATAGTACACGTACAGCCTTTCTCTGCCTGACAGTTGATTTAGACGCATATATACTTAACATTACATATATTTTACGCACAGACGACATATCAAATTTACTCTAAATCACATTTACACAACTGTAATAAGTTGCTTTTGACTGTAAACGTGAACATGAGCTGTGCTTGTAGCCAGTAGCCTCAAACTAAGAGGTTGTTTATCGTTTACCTTCATTGGATCCGTAAGGTAAAGTTTTTCTGCCGCTCGCGCAAACTCTTCCCACGTCTGATAATAAGGCATGATGTAATCAACCTTAAATAAAGGGTATCTTACTAAATAATTTAGCTTCGTACTAAAATACAGCTGGTTGAAGCAAAACCCAGGTGGCAGAAAATATGGCCACCTTCAGCTGTAGAAAAACCCACTCTGATTGGTCGGCAGCTGAACGGTCAAATAGAAACCATGCACACTGATGGGTGCACACTACGTAGTGTACGTGTCGGATTTGAGGATCGTGATTGGTTCATTCAGCCGAAAGACGGGAGGGAGGAGCTTAATGGCTGCATTGTCACATTGTACTTGTTTCATTTCGCGGCGCTGGTCAGGGTGGATCAATCATACTATTTGTGATGActgtatttaaaatcatttttatagtaATTGGTAAATTGGAGTTCAGTAGTTATGTTAGTTACATGTCCCTTAGAATAACAGATAAACTATTACACGTGCTAGTTTCAAATGCATCCAACTCAAAACGTCCTGTGATTTGAATGCGGCTCAGAAAATGATTCTCGGGGTATTTTGACCCCCCATGCTTCCGCCCTCTGCTGGTACACAACTTTGTGTCTCGTCCTATCCAAATACTAGCTACAAACTTTCTGTCAAagggtctgtctgcagactgcaagacgggggcgtaacttgaagtgggcgtaacttgaagtaggaggcgtaacttgaagttgttcaaatcacacagaaccacgcgagaccTCAAAATGAGACTTTGTCGGGATGCGTTCGAAACCGCATACCCTTTAAttaggcacttaatttcaataagtactaaCTTAACGAGCGCTAAAAGAGTATATATACTCTACAGCCTAAATGCATATGTATGAAGTATGAATGCAAATTGTATATCATCATCCGCTATGTTGATCATGTGAcctacaaagttaaaacaagcacaaaaacgtAAAAGACATAGGTGAcaagtttaattaatgtatttgtaattatcttgataatgaagaacatgtttcagaaacggctacctttttattttgtgattgtagtatagccaatactgttgattttatttttttatatttttaactccacttaTGTGATCAAGTGttatccttaaagcatttttttttataatttgaaaacCCAAAATCATTTCTCATCAtctcttgaatattttttcaattattttacgtggaaaatgtttttcttgtattGTATCTCATACTATGAagaaaacatgctttttttaatttactgttttatggcattatgattgtttattgttagatacaaccgtcttaccatgattttttatgaaataatttggcaataataataaaaaagtgggtCAGGTGCACAAACACCTCACAGCGACTCCGAGCAGCTGATCGAAGTACCCTTTGTGCAGATATCGcaaagatctcacctttggagaagactgttgatttgacactctaaaaatgtaagtattactactcgaaaattaacattaccccataatgaattgcatcttttgcccaccccaacacttacatgcaataataacgataaatgccaaacaataattatataattttttttcttaaaatgacattttagtaaaagtagccaaatgtattttattttgtgacaccgctatacatgaatatatactagttaaataaatgcagtcgatgtgaatacatccattttcagtcaagcaattaatacatgaatggataaaatatttatatgttatttactgacaacaaaaaacatgtctaaatgattaatgtataaaaaatgtatgaaaatgtataaaaaaaagcatcacaataaatgcatacatgtacaagtcaacaacacgtgatacaaagcttcattcaaacttattgttctaacaatcaagtatttacagatggtgaacccaacatcctcctgcgatctgaacacagctgatacagttctgctgctgcacttcacaatctcactcttttcaacggggatgtcgttgagcaacaggatgaggaagaccttgatgacggctctctgaaccacacaaccttgaagctagAGCAGgggaacacgtgcaggacaatctgactgctgtgtctgctccaaactttcgtgtgcctgctctccacgagcacgactacctgaaaaacatttacacagagtttacaagtacatgcattgatttattacttttgtagttggctaaaccactgaagtggttcaaatttataaataaattatacatttattcaaagtgacttacagtgcataacagtttttacctaacatgtgttccctggtatttgaacccacaaccttgcgctgctaacgcaatgctctaccacttgagccacaggaacaccagtatgtccttgagcaaggctctgttctccaggttgatcaggggattgtaggcccctgtaataagagcactgtcaatcacttcagataaaagctccatcacattttttgatgatgcttttctgaaagtcagccttcattgtttaaacattaaccagctgaacaaactttaccaaaatcacatcctcagtgtcttgtggtctttctctagatgctctcactggctctggggtcactgaggatgaagacacCACAGCAACATCTGATCCTGAAGAGACAGTAAAGGGCAGGTGGAGtgagggagcgtctcatctgtgactctcgatcatttccaggatgatgctgtggtcttctccatcctcagtgcacacaccagtctacagacattttcatgccctacaaaaatacacatacacaacacaaaaagtcattacattattcttttgtttcggGTTTTCCATCTTTTTCACCTTTCCTTCCAGGTCCTGCtgcaccacaaaagatctgcagcaaatgcacagaaatcaagaataagaaaggaggtgtaatagttgtttgaaattaaattaattaaaataaaatacaacttaagatttaaaatgtttcatttatttctgtagtgtacttacacaaatcctttgatggcagcattccttcatcagttactctacagcagataaacacacgtgtgtctcatctgtccctgtaacatccagacaagagtcagtctcctctgtgatttatctgtgatatactgcatttacatgtagagttaataactgatgtaactcactttttatccaacacaaatgttccttaaattatcaatattgcaaatggacaaataaaatagataacttatgtttagttactttatgtagatttgtttgtttacatgactcACACTAATCTATAGCAGTGTTGACAAAAGTGAATtctacacaatatcacacacacatcactcagacacctgtttcatgtctgttagatgtgctcatctacaattcttatcaaacattatccagtcagatgataaatagacattttagtaatagtcttcaagaagtatatatggtttatgtaaatccactattgagtcgtgtacttaatggagctcccatgttagttatgcattataaaacatgtttacagcaaaatcacaaaggcacaaaaaattacgccttagttttaataaattattaactccaaaaacaataccactgtatgaaaatgacttatacacttcaatttaaataattatctcggaaaaaaaataagattctcaccgttgtctctcacagcaagctgtcattttcgtcttcttcccagtttaacggcggttggcatccagcttattggtgcaATACCCCCTTCTTCTGTTCCAGAGTGATAATACGTCAGATAACTCTCACATTGTCCGCTAACTTTAATATCTAAACACACatcatgcatcaaatcctgcctaaaacccctgcctcccttaaaacgtaatcaatattctactctGTGCCGCCATATTGCCAACAACGTATCGTTTTGAggtctcgcgtggttctgtgtgatttggacaacttcaagttacgcctcctacttcaagttacgcccacttcaagttacgcccccgtcttgcagtctgcagacgtacACGCTTGCGTAAACGGCCGATGAGCGACTGCTAAACTGGCGTGTCATTTAAAGAGAGTCCTAGAGGaatactgtataaataatattgtataatatttatcTAGTAGTAGTTGTATTGCAAAGCAAGTAAGCAAATTTTAACGGTTGTTAATGCTTTCTTTTTTATAACATGCTTGAAACGACACGTGCGTTCAAAGAGATGTACTTAGAATGCATAAATTAAACACTGTATTAACAACTAAATATGGTCTAAATAGCAATGACATGACTGTGATACAGTTGTGGCACGGATAAAACTATACAGGGGTCCTGAGACTAAAgcacaaaaatgttttgttaaaatattatgtgtacaaactgtataatgagtgcaccagcagatggcagtgtaaacttttttaaagttGAATTTTACACAATTTTGAAATTGTATGCCAAATAATATCCCTTTCATTTTGCCTTCAGTCATATACCCATGCTACATATACAGTGGGTAAAGAAAAGAACCAGGCACTTTTAAAATAGTCACATTTTGTTgatttgcagcctgaaatgaataattaattaatttagctgtatttactcagtgcaacatatatcatccaagtgaaagatataacaccaacatgtcagaaaaaaacaacaacccggAATCAATGTGTTGGATAGAGGATCACCCACTTTTTTGTTGAACTACATTTTGCTTTAaatacagcctttagtctgttggaaATGTCTCTAACTCTGCGCATTGCAATATTTGCcctctcttctttgcagaactgctcaagttcagtttaaTTTGATGGTGACTGTTTGTGGACTGCCGTCTTTAAGTCATTGCACAGATTTTCAATGAGGTTTAGGTCTGGGCTTCGACTTGGCCACGCAAGGACATTCaactttttctccttcaaccactgtttggtcagttttgctgtgtgctttgggccAATGTCATATTGGAAAGTAACCCgtcttcccattgacaactttctggcagaatGAGcatattttcctcaatactttgaTGGTATTTTGCTCTgtccatttttacattttattctgaccaattaaattcaattcgagtttatttgtatagcgatttttacaatacaaatcattacaaagcaactttacagaaaattaagttccacaatatttagtagtagcttataagtggtgactctcagtttgtgtgcatatgacaggatttttcagaaaaattaatacaagacgtagtcaaccagatgatgaacattattaacagcaattattatatgatgcagtcacacttgtagcaatatttgttaattctgtatgttgtttcagggttagcatcatctgagatcgtctgaggggttggcatcatctcttctcaggtgttttggatccagactggagcttgtgtatatcctagttaccacaggatgtgatcacaggatgtaaatcccgtagcaaaacagagaaacaaatagagacataattagcatagctgctgttccaacaaagtaaaattaattagtttaacccaagctaaagaataagaatgcacatttgatcagatgcaactgcagtcacaatttaaaagatgcattatttgaatgcttggcgaaagagatgcgtttttaatctagatttaaacagagagagtgtgtctgaaccccgaacattatcaggaaggctattccagagtttgggagtcaAATGTGATGATAAtctgtaactgatatggaacttaataggtagccagtgcagagactgtaaaattggggtaatatgatcatattttcttgacttggttaggactctagccgctgcattttgggctacctgtagcttgtttattgaagatgcaggacaaccacctagaagtgcgttacaatagtccagtctagaggtcatgaatgcatgaattagtttttctgcatcagaaacaggtaacgttTCGTTGCTTGGCAATGTTTCAAAGATGGAAGAATAAAAGCACGAAAGTATaagaaaaactgtgaaatatagaACAGCGGTTGCACTAGTGTAATGTATGATGAATGTGAAGTGTTGAATTTGATTCATCTTATGacgttttgtttttcataaactaTGTTCTCTCTTTAATATGAGGAAAAGGATCTAAATATGCTCCAGTGATCTTTTATATCgatctatatacatttattaattgtattttggttataaaatgtttatttgttcaagTTAATGTGTAAAATAGAGAGGTGAATGTCTCTGAGAGGCTCATTCTGTTGCCGCGTTTGGCGCGCTTGGTGGTCACGTGACCGGGCACTGAGGAAAGATTAGAAAAGCACACTTTGTGTTCTTCCATTATATATACTCGcctgtgaggggaaaaaaatagtgaattgtgttaatatttacaacacacaatatacatttacaatgtataatatacatatattgggTAAATCTAATTCTAAGTCATATTGTctttataaatattagtattgatGTGTATAAAGTGTATACAGAGTATTCAGGTGTCAACAAAAGGGGCAAAAGGAAGATAAGAAAAATGATAATATGATTTTGTTGTGATGACAGTGACATTAAAGTGCTGTCTAAAAGAGACACAACAGAATGTAAAGCAAAGCTTTATAAAAACAGTTGTATGTATCTGAAATTGATTTTGCACTGAATAAACATACCAACAGAGGAGCTGTGAAGGAGCAGACGTGACTCTCCCGGTCTTTTCATTTTAtcctgtttttacagtttttacagtaatCTGTCTGACGGGCCTCCGGAGGCGGGCCTGCAACAGATTCTTGGGGGCTCGTCCAGGATCCACTCCATGTGACGCTTGGAGGCGGGTCCAAAGATTTCAGAACCGTAGGGACCAGGCGGCGTTGGGGCTAGAGGCCGGCGGCTGCTACATCCACGGAGCAACGAGACAAGAGGGCGTGTGCCAGGCAATCTGTGAGTACTGTATTCATCCTGAGGTCCAGGCTACCACCGAAGGGACGACAGGCGGTGACATAATGGCGGATCGTGCAAGGAAACAGTTGGTGTGGGACATCAAAAGGGAGCTAATCTCCTTACCTGCTGACGAACTGTTCCGCATCGCTAAGATTATTGGGTCAACAGCTAAACACGTCACCAGTGAACTGGATCTGGAGGACAGTGGGGTTTGTTTTGACCATATCAATGCTTTCATGTCCAGTGAACTTTTGCTAGAGACTGAGGACCAAGGTATGAGTGAACTGTTGTCATTGCAAGAGATGGTAAAATCAGCAAAACAGATTTACACAACTACATCTGATGTTGATAAAAACACTCACCCTACACCTGTTTTACACCCACTCACCTCTCATGACACTTATCAGACACCACCACATGTTACACCTGATTCAGGGGATGTTAAGGGGGGCATATCTGAAACAAACACA
The genomic region above belongs to Carassius carassius chromosome 18, fCarCar2.1, whole genome shotgun sequence and contains:
- the srp9 gene encoding signal recognition particle 9 kDa protein → MPYYQTWEEFARAAEKLYLTDPMKVRVVLKYRHCDGNLCLKVTDDAVCLQYKTDQAQDVKKIEKLHGKLMRLMVSKESHSGAMETD